In Vibrio sp. NTOU-M3, the following proteins share a genomic window:
- a CDS encoding ABC transporter ATP-binding protein → MPNKQTTKVEGTRLFRRLLTYSLPHKMRFIAAFIMLAIAITAEMAIPWLAKIILDDVIVPKQFEWQHLAWLTGLIIIFYAISGLFTYLQAVAFRHSALLMVNDVRKELFSHVLNFPISTFDKLAAGKLVSYITNDTEALRNMFVSTIPTIIQGSFRIGAIFIAIAILDWRLMLLSMVLIPILLLTMHLYRKISMPVFDGIRVQISNINGQINESLQGMALIQAFRQEKAFTKKFEQENKHWFDFRQRAIAIDSLMLIPLTRLVSTITAAGIVAWFAGASLTTVVEVGTLYAFLNYIERFFDPFRQLSMELNKLQVATVSSKRIFELLDSKSERQYQLTEFVPLPAQHDIEFRNVDFSYEEGTPVLSDVSFTAKGGEFTAIVGHTGSGKSSVINLLMRFYQHQQGEILIGGKPLGSFPEVQLREMFGLVSQDPTIFSGSVLDNIDLSHKSPDKNRAIHAAKLVKAHKFIQRLTDGYNYHTGHGGSSLSVGEKQQLALARAISHNPKIFLLDEATANIDSETEEAVKKALENIKDGKTVITVAHRLSTIQNADRILVMNQGKVVQSGTHDELIAQHGDYRDLYLAQKAQEEHEHQNNTLGLTEATVA, encoded by the coding sequence ATGCCTAACAAACAGACAACCAAAGTCGAGGGCACCCGTTTGTTTCGGCGCTTACTGACTTATTCTTTACCACATAAAATGCGTTTTATAGCCGCGTTTATCATGCTTGCTATAGCGATCACTGCTGAAATGGCCATTCCGTGGTTGGCGAAGATCATACTTGATGATGTGATTGTGCCAAAACAGTTTGAATGGCAGCACTTAGCATGGCTAACCGGTTTGATCATCATTTTCTATGCGATATCAGGATTGTTTACGTATTTACAGGCTGTGGCGTTTCGTCATAGCGCTTTACTGATGGTCAACGATGTACGGAAAGAGCTGTTTAGTCATGTACTTAACTTCCCTATCAGTACCTTTGACAAACTCGCTGCGGGTAAGTTGGTCTCGTACATTACCAATGATACTGAAGCACTACGTAACATGTTTGTATCGACCATCCCCACTATCATTCAGGGCAGTTTTCGTATAGGGGCAATTTTCATTGCTATCGCGATACTGGACTGGCGCTTAATGTTACTGAGTATGGTGTTGATCCCAATCCTATTACTGACAATGCACCTGTATAGAAAGATTTCGATGCCTGTATTTGACGGTATTCGAGTGCAAATCAGTAACATCAACGGCCAGATCAATGAGTCTTTGCAGGGCATGGCACTGATTCAGGCATTTCGTCAGGAAAAAGCCTTCACAAAGAAATTTGAGCAGGAAAACAAACACTGGTTTGATTTTCGACAAAGAGCAATCGCCATAGATAGCCTGATGTTGATTCCATTAACGCGTTTAGTGTCTACGATTACCGCTGCAGGCATAGTCGCATGGTTTGCAGGAGCATCACTTACTACTGTCGTTGAAGTCGGCACCCTATATGCTTTTTTAAACTATATCGAACGCTTCTTCGATCCGTTCCGCCAACTCTCTATGGAACTGAACAAATTGCAAGTTGCAACCGTATCATCGAAACGCATTTTTGAGCTCTTGGATAGTAAGTCTGAACGACAGTACCAGCTGACAGAGTTTGTCCCTCTACCTGCTCAGCATGATATTGAGTTTCGTAACGTCGACTTCAGTTACGAAGAAGGAACGCCAGTCCTTTCTGACGTGAGCTTTACTGCGAAAGGCGGAGAATTTACCGCAATTGTTGGTCATACCGGTAGTGGAAAAAGCTCTGTAATCAACTTACTCATGCGCTTTTATCAACATCAGCAAGGTGAAATTTTAATTGGCGGAAAACCATTAGGCTCCTTTCCAGAGGTTCAGCTTCGTGAAATGTTTGGTTTAGTCTCACAAGACCCAACGATTTTTAGTGGTTCAGTTCTGGATAATATCGATCTATCACATAAATCACCCGACAAAAACAGAGCCATACATGCGGCCAAATTGGTGAAAGCGCACAAGTTCATTCAACGTTTAACTGATGGCTACAACTATCATACGGGGCATGGTGGATCATCGCTTTCTGTCGGCGAAAAACAACAACTGGCGTTGGCGAGAGCAATATCTCACAACCCAAAAATCTTCTTACTGGATGAAGCCACTGCTAACATTGACAGTGAAACGGAAGAAGCAGTGAAAAAAGCATTAGAAAATATTAAGGATGGCAAAACCGTCATTACAGTTGCTCACCGTTTATCCACTATTCAAAACGCTGATCGAATACTGGTAATGAACCAAGGAAAAGTAGTTCAAAGCGGCACTCATGATGAGTTGATAGCCCAACATGGCGATTACCGAGACCTTTACCTAGCCCAAAAGGCTCAAGAAGAACACGAACATCAGAACAACACTCTCGGCTTAACAGAAGCAACCGTTGCCTGA
- a CDS encoding CoA-disulfide reductase produces the protein MKVVIIGGNAAGMSFAAKYKRNKPTDDVVVIEKRSYISFGACGLPYFIGGKFDDTDRMISRTPEQAQQSGLDIRLNTAVVALNQTEKTITLMRENEEQQLHYDTLIIATGARPIVPDFGDYNTENIYTLTSMEDGVALKNAMQDSGKSRLAIIGAGFIGLEVFDAAHDLGKQITLIEREPHIMSRQFSPEMINEVEQAIAATGTNLMTNTLVEGISDGKQGGYIIATNNGEIEADIVILALGFRPNTEMFNLSKAANGALLVDEFGATQAPSIYAVGDCAVAHHLSLGDTVYSPLATTANKQARMMADKLAGKDSVLNGFLGSASLKVLDYELASTGVTEWLASQHQVPFKTSLIKDKNQTDYYPGQEDIKVKLLYDPTSNVLLGGEIVGKKGAIGRLNALSVAITAKMTTQQLGYLDFSYAPPFSRTWDALNVAGNVAK, from the coding sequence ATGAAAGTAGTTATTATAGGTGGTAACGCTGCAGGTATGAGCTTTGCCGCCAAATATAAAAGAAACAAACCCACTGATGACGTGGTTGTCATAGAAAAGCGAAGTTACATTTCTTTTGGGGCTTGTGGCTTACCTTATTTCATCGGAGGTAAGTTTGATGATACGGATCGGATGATTTCTAGAACCCCGGAACAAGCTCAACAGTCTGGCCTAGACATACGTCTTAACACCGCAGTAGTCGCGCTTAACCAAACTGAAAAAACCATTACATTAATGCGAGAAAATGAGGAACAACAGTTACATTACGACACGCTCATTATCGCTACCGGTGCGCGGCCTATTGTTCCTGATTTTGGTGACTATAACACGGAGAACATCTATACGCTTACGAGCATGGAGGATGGTGTTGCGCTAAAGAATGCGATGCAAGACAGTGGAAAATCTCGGCTAGCCATAATAGGGGCCGGTTTTATTGGTTTGGAAGTGTTTGATGCAGCTCATGACTTAGGAAAACAGATTACGCTGATTGAACGTGAACCGCACATTATGAGTCGTCAGTTTAGCCCAGAAATGATTAATGAGGTCGAACAAGCAATTGCAGCGACAGGCACTAACTTGATGACCAATACCTTAGTAGAGGGGATTAGTGATGGTAAGCAAGGCGGTTACATTATAGCGACCAATAACGGAGAGATTGAAGCAGATATCGTGATATTAGCGCTCGGATTTCGTCCCAATACCGAGATGTTTAATCTGTCCAAAGCTGCTAACGGCGCATTGCTTGTTGATGAATTTGGTGCGACGCAAGCTCCGAGCATTTATGCGGTTGGTGATTGCGCGGTTGCACACCATTTATCACTGGGTGATACGGTCTATTCACCACTCGCAACGACAGCGAATAAACAAGCTCGGATGATGGCAGATAAGCTGGCGGGAAAAGACTCGGTACTTAATGGTTTCTTGGGTTCGGCGTCCTTAAAAGTGTTAGATTATGAGTTAGCTAGCACTGGGGTAACCGAGTGGTTAGCAAGCCAACATCAGGTGCCGTTCAAAACGTCACTTATTAAAGACAAAAATCAGACTGATTATTATCCGGGTCAAGAAGACATCAAAGTGAAATTGCTTTATGACCCAACTTCTAATGTTTTGCTGGGCGGCGAAATTGTAGGCAAGAAAGGTGCGATTGGTCGATTAAATGCATTATCCGTTGCCATCACAGCGAAGATGACGACCCAACAATTAGGCTATCTCGATTTTAGTTATGCTCCTCCTTTCTCCAGAACATGGGATGCATTGAACGTTGCAGGTAATGTGGCTAAGTAA
- a CDS encoding ABC transporter ATP-binding protein codes for MNILWKLRGYIKMFARQYIIAIVVLQVVALLNLAPSWLIGRIVDNISSGELTLRFLLTHLAGIIFAAIAMYGLRYVWQSQLYGASIAITQVLRRELFHKFSVLSPTFYSRRSKGDLMAHATNDINAVEEATGMGIMTLVDSMIAGLTVIIGMIFVVSGELTAVALLPFPLLVYITHRYGTNLHKTFGRAQATFSHLNEETRETVSGIRAVRSHGISQRQEQRFGAALDDTLKANLSVAKVDAAFAPTIQMFYGLSFVISLTYGAWLINQGSITVGLFTTFTLYLGQLLGPFLQFGWQFNVFQRGSTSWQRLENLFNEQQEVVEGSNTLPLEAKASMEINIKSFTYQGSSRRALEEIKLDVPAGGLIGITGPTGSGKSTLLQLVLRQFQLDKQSSITIDGYSIDSLTFDSMRSKMAWVPQKPFLFSGTIAENIALGKTDSSEDEIIHAAEMAGIKQEIEAMPEGFDTELREGGSNLSGGQKQRITLARALLSDADILLLDDPFSALDMKTEVAVRQNLKQHYGHKTILLITQRLPNLIEADHILVLNEGQIEEQGSHLDLVANQGWYALVYQRQSQLGKSVKDISQPSRLGSDEGQQVGEVYA; via the coding sequence ATGAACATACTTTGGAAACTGCGCGGCTACATAAAAATGTTCGCTCGCCAGTACATTATTGCAATTGTAGTGTTGCAAGTCGTAGCCTTGTTAAACCTCGCTCCCTCATGGCTAATTGGTCGAATTGTTGACAACATCAGCTCAGGAGAACTGACATTACGGTTTTTGCTCACACATCTGGCGGGAATTATATTTGCTGCCATAGCGATGTATGGCTTGCGCTATGTTTGGCAAAGTCAGCTTTATGGTGCATCGATTGCAATTACTCAGGTATTGCGTCGAGAGCTTTTTCACAAGTTTTCTGTGCTTTCACCTACGTTCTATTCCCGTCGCAGTAAAGGCGATCTGATGGCCCACGCGACCAATGATATCAATGCGGTAGAAGAAGCAACCGGTATGGGCATTATGACATTGGTGGACTCTATGATTGCGGGCCTTACGGTAATTATCGGCATGATTTTCGTCGTGAGTGGTGAACTGACGGCCGTCGCTCTGTTACCGTTCCCGCTGTTGGTGTACATCACCCACAGATATGGCACTAACCTGCACAAAACGTTTGGCCGTGCTCAGGCAACGTTTTCGCATTTAAATGAAGAAACTCGCGAAACTGTTTCAGGTATTCGCGCTGTTCGTTCCCATGGTATCAGCCAGCGCCAGGAACAACGTTTTGGTGCTGCATTGGATGATACGTTGAAAGCAAACTTGTCAGTGGCAAAGGTAGATGCGGCATTTGCCCCAACTATACAGATGTTCTACGGCCTTTCGTTTGTGATTTCGTTAACTTATGGCGCGTGGTTGATCAACCAAGGCAGTATTACTGTGGGGCTATTTACCACCTTCACTCTTTATCTTGGTCAACTGTTGGGCCCATTCCTGCAATTTGGCTGGCAGTTTAATGTATTTCAACGCGGTAGCACCTCATGGCAACGATTGGAAAATCTATTCAATGAGCAGCAAGAAGTGGTGGAAGGAAGCAACACATTGCCGCTAGAAGCCAAAGCGAGCATGGAAATCAACATTAAATCGTTCACTTACCAAGGTTCAAGCCGCCGAGCCTTAGAAGAGATCAAACTTGACGTCCCTGCCGGTGGACTAATCGGCATAACAGGACCGACAGGCAGTGGGAAAAGTACCTTGTTGCAATTGGTGTTACGACAATTTCAATTGGACAAGCAATCAAGTATCACCATTGATGGTTATTCGATTGACAGCCTAACCTTTGACTCGATGCGCAGCAAAATGGCATGGGTTCCACAAAAGCCTTTTTTGTTCTCTGGCACCATCGCTGAAAATATCGCATTAGGCAAGACGGATTCCTCTGAGGACGAGATTATCCATGCCGCGGAGATGGCAGGCATCAAGCAAGAAATCGAAGCAATGCCTGAAGGTTTTGATACTGAACTGAGAGAAGGGGGATCCAATCTGTCAGGGGGGCAGAAGCAACGTATTACTTTGGCAAGAGCACTATTGTCTGATGCTGACATCTTGTTATTAGATGACCCATTTAGCGCGTTAGATATGAAAACAGAGGTGGCTGTGCGACAGAATCTTAAGCAACATTATGGGCACAAAACCATATTGTTGATTACCCAACGGCTGCCCAACCTAATTGAAGCGGATCATATTCTGGTGTTGAACGAAGGTCAGATTGAAGAACAAGGCTCACATCTTGATCTGGTTGCGAATCAAGGTTGGTATGCGCTGGTTTATCAGCGTCAAAGTCAATTGGGTAAATCTGTCAAAGATATCTCACAGCCATCTAGACTCGGTTCAGATGAAGGTCAACAAGTAGGAGAAGTTTATGCCTAA
- a CDS encoding DUF3644 domain-containing protein → MAKVEMQLLLYQFLQKHQTESSTFTKQELIAHVGWKPSTFKSYYGKGQITQFLAEIGVNTYEAINVLDVSFIEFKKRLSQSKHYQELGHKCKSNLAKALLKKSKDNMMLALELYNRPSLENKLDGFVMMYSTAWEQLLKAIIIERDGEEAVFEKANKQGVKKTISLRQCLDKLFKENDNVRKNISRIADWRDGAVHLLMPELQGLASRIFQSGVLNYSSKFQEFAEVPFMRSQHAGMISLVGDFKMPPKPVLQSLYGKAAEDMLELAQTVQDEIEKEDDIEFAIPINVSLVYARDEKDSQIILAAANGKAQDLEQLKKALIVEKQIDPEKTHTFTQKTAIDAINKTLHTNYDMAKLEKCLVARDKKGKPTINSHCFQAAISKLNWKATCNKHHHYQKISNTHIYSQDAVDELVRQITTKDNFIKQAKSQAKKKRNKPAALA, encoded by the coding sequence ATGGCTAAAGTCGAAATGCAGTTATTGCTGTACCAGTTCTTGCAGAAGCATCAAACAGAGAGTTCAACTTTCACCAAACAAGAGCTTATCGCGCATGTAGGCTGGAAGCCAAGTACATTCAAATCTTACTACGGGAAGGGTCAGATAACTCAATTCTTAGCAGAGATTGGAGTTAATACATACGAAGCAATAAATGTACTAGATGTAAGTTTTATCGAGTTCAAAAAGCGTTTATCTCAGAGTAAGCACTATCAAGAGCTAGGTCATAAATGTAAATCTAACTTAGCTAAAGCCCTGCTCAAAAAGTCCAAAGATAACATGATGCTTGCATTAGAGCTTTACAACAGACCATCACTTGAAAACAAGTTAGATGGATTTGTAATGATGTATTCAACTGCTTGGGAGCAGCTTCTAAAAGCAATTATCATTGAGCGAGATGGTGAAGAAGCAGTATTCGAGAAAGCGAATAAGCAAGGCGTAAAGAAAACAATATCTTTGAGGCAATGCTTGGATAAATTGTTCAAAGAAAATGACAATGTAAGAAAGAATATCTCTCGTATAGCTGATTGGCGTGATGGTGCTGTTCATCTACTTATGCCTGAGCTTCAAGGGTTGGCTTCTCGCATATTCCAATCTGGTGTGCTGAATTATTCATCTAAGTTTCAGGAGTTTGCAGAGGTACCATTTATGCGTTCTCAGCATGCTGGAATGATATCTCTAGTTGGTGATTTTAAGATGCCACCAAAGCCAGTGTTGCAATCATTGTATGGTAAGGCAGCGGAAGATATGCTCGAACTAGCTCAAACTGTGCAAGATGAAATCGAGAAAGAAGATGATATTGAGTTCGCTATACCGATTAACGTATCACTTGTGTATGCTCGTGATGAGAAAGACAGTCAGATAATACTTGCTGCTGCTAACGGTAAAGCTCAGGACTTGGAGCAGTTGAAAAAGGCTCTTATAGTTGAGAAGCAAATAGATCCAGAGAAAACTCATACTTTCACTCAAAAGACTGCTATTGATGCTATTAATAAGACCCTTCACACTAACTACGATATGGCAAAACTAGAAAAGTGCTTAGTAGCTCGAGACAAAAAGGGAAAGCCAACAATAAATAGTCATTGCTTCCAAGCAGCAATCTCAAAGCTGAACTGGAAAGCAACTTGTAACAAGCACCACCACTATCAAAAGATATCTAACACACATATTTATTCCCAAGATGCGGTTGATGAGCTCGTTAGGCAGATTACGACGAAGGATAATTTTATCAAGCAAGCAAAATCTCAAGCTAAGAAAAAAAGAAATAAACCGGCTGCTCTCGCTTAA
- a CDS encoding cytosolic protein produces the protein MFIHHVNGIDWLVITAFEELKPIFIEDAGAIPSCFSSASELSLIDQAKRTYGYLPPLSGVITDTGTFQSKDNEEDLNPQLACLVEGRGRVFIYHGGFVAFVDDEQTFITRMD, from the coding sequence ATGTTTATCCATCATGTCAACGGCATCGACTGGCTGGTGATTACCGCTTTTGAAGAACTGAAACCTATATTTATCGAAGACGCTGGTGCGATCCCTTCTTGCTTCTCTAGCGCTAGCGAATTGAGCCTGATTGATCAAGCCAAGCGCACTTATGGATATTTGCCTCCGCTCAGCGGCGTAATCACCGATACTGGTACTTTTCAAAGCAAAGATAACGAAGAAGATTTGAACCCACAGCTTGCCTGCCTAGTTGAGGGACGTGGTCGGGTATTTATCTATCACGGCGGTTTTGTAGCATTTGTGGATGACGAGCAAACCTTTATTACCCGAATGGATTAA
- the gshA gene encoding glutamate--cysteine ligase: MKGIETKPSEINLISFLNNEDAKASLKDIHRGIERELVRTTLHGSLSDQPHPSALGSALTHPYITTDFAEAQLELVTPAMNNRQAMFKMLGSLHHFVAAQIQPSETLWGSSMPPVLPDEDAITIANYGSSNAGKLKMRYRQGLANRYGKHMQLISGIHYNFSLPTSFWEALHIYANSPLMLSDFISERYFHLIRNVLRYGWIIPYLFGASPAVDRSYLVTDEHDLKTLDDETYYLPWATSLRLSNMGYSSTEQSLFPMSFNSKQEYLTDLCRALTQPSERYTHLSADKQLNTSVLQLENELYGSIRPKIVSSELRPLMAMCHKGVQYIELRSLDNNPYLPLGISAEQSQFLDLFLTYSALAPSPDITDVERSLIIRRQELVATQGRKPGLKLPTLQGEFPLVDLGEKFLMAMQPIADSFDSAFLTHSYTKSIAREKAKFDNSNLTPSAQVLADMNKEQLSHTKLVQRLSMQHAKVHQQSHIASEEKEKLIKLAEESRLAQEKMESQQDVSFEEFIQKKSRLQCDCGPQEVMV; this comes from the coding sequence ATGAAAGGTATCGAAACCAAACCTTCTGAAATCAACCTGATTTCATTTCTTAATAATGAAGATGCCAAGGCCTCGTTAAAGGATATCCACCGTGGTATCGAAAGAGAGTTAGTCCGCACAACCTTACACGGTTCGCTTTCAGACCAACCTCATCCTAGCGCATTGGGCTCAGCGTTAACCCATCCGTACATCACAACGGACTTCGCCGAAGCTCAACTGGAATTAGTCACACCTGCGATGAACAACAGACAAGCAATGTTTAAAATGCTTGGCTCGTTACATCACTTTGTCGCAGCTCAGATACAACCCAGTGAAACGTTATGGGGCTCAAGCATGCCTCCGGTCTTGCCAGATGAAGACGCGATTACTATCGCTAACTATGGCTCTTCCAATGCAGGTAAGCTGAAAATGCGCTATCGCCAAGGCTTGGCAAACCGCTACGGCAAACATATGCAGTTGATCTCTGGCATCCATTATAACTTTTCGCTACCGACATCGTTCTGGGAAGCCTTACACATCTACGCAAACAGCCCTCTGATGTTGAGTGATTTTATCTCTGAACGATATTTTCACCTGATTCGCAATGTCCTCCGCTATGGATGGATAATTCCTTACTTATTTGGTGCTTCTCCAGCTGTAGATCGCAGCTACTTAGTGACTGATGAACATGACCTCAAAACTTTGGATGATGAAACCTACTACCTGCCTTGGGCGACTTCACTGCGCCTAAGCAATATGGGTTACAGCAGTACTGAACAATCGTTATTCCCGATGAGCTTTAACAGTAAGCAAGAGTATTTGACAGATTTGTGCCGGGCGTTGACGCAGCCAAGCGAACGCTACACTCACCTCAGCGCCGATAAGCAACTGAACACCTCTGTTTTACAGCTAGAAAACGAGCTGTATGGTTCAATACGGCCAAAAATTGTAAGTTCAGAGTTAAGACCATTAATGGCAATGTGTCATAAAGGCGTGCAATACATTGAATTACGAAGCCTTGATAACAACCCCTATCTGCCTCTGGGGATCAGTGCAGAGCAAAGCCAATTTTTGGACCTATTTTTAACGTACAGCGCACTAGCACCTAGTCCGGACATTACCGATGTGGAGCGTTCTTTAATCATTCGCAGACAAGAATTGGTGGCAACTCAAGGGCGTAAGCCAGGCTTAAAACTGCCGACGTTACAAGGGGAATTTCCTTTAGTCGATCTCGGAGAAAAATTTCTGATGGCAATGCAGCCCATCGCCGATAGCTTTGATAGCGCGTTCTTAACCCACTCATACACGAAGAGCATCGCGCGAGAAAAAGCGAAGTTTGATAACAGCAATCTCACGCCATCAGCACAGGTACTGGCAGATATGAATAAAGAACAACTAAGCCACACTAAGCTTGTGCAGCGACTCTCTATGCAACACGCGAAAGTACACCAGCAAAGCCACATCGCCTCAGAAGAAAAGGAAAAGTTAATTAAGCTGGCGGAAGAGTCTAGGCTTGCTCAAGAAAAAATGGAATCACAACAAGACGTTAGCTTTGAAGAGTTTATCCAAAAAAAGAGTCGTTTACAGTGTGACTGCGGCCCTCAAGAAGTAATGGTGTAA
- the sigZ gene encoding RNA polymerase sigma factor SigZ yields MLSEWQNHKAQLRNYIIKRIDDTDAVDDILQEVYIKASTNLHQLKAKGSFKGWLYRIAHNTIMDFYRGRPVYEELPEHIAEEELTTSDRAHHEMAEALRPLIEELPEKYRVPLQMAELEGLSQQEIADKLGLSLSGGKSRIQRSRIKLREQFMECCDIEIGKSGVMDCTPKDPSCDPFHY; encoded by the coding sequence ATGCTATCTGAATGGCAAAATCACAAAGCGCAACTTCGTAACTACATCATCAAACGTATCGATGACACTGATGCGGTGGATGACATCCTTCAAGAGGTGTACATCAAAGCCAGTACGAACTTGCATCAGCTCAAGGCAAAGGGAAGCTTTAAAGGCTGGCTATATCGCATTGCTCACAACACCATAATGGATTTCTATCGCGGTAGACCAGTTTATGAGGAGTTACCTGAGCATATCGCTGAAGAAGAACTAACGACCAGTGATAGAGCCCATCATGAAATGGCGGAAGCACTGAGACCTTTAATTGAAGAGTTACCTGAAAAATATCGCGTACCATTACAAATGGCTGAGCTGGAAGGGTTATCGCAGCAAGAGATTGCCGATAAGTTGGGTCTATCGTTATCTGGTGGCAAAAGCCGGATTCAACGTAGTCGCATCAAGCTTCGAGAGCAATTTATGGAATGCTGTGATATCGAGATAGGCAAAAGTGGTGTGATGGACTGTACACCCAAAGACCCAAGTTGCGATCCTTTTCACTATTAA
- a CDS encoding cation:dicarboxylase symporter family transporter has translation MSLTLVVLSIVFVGFYFVLARLKTQKRSFNYRVLSALVAGLLFGGVIQLGLGTGSDAGIRFAELISIFGNGYIKLLQMIVIPLVFVAMTASIMNVEGNGALSKIAPKIIGVLIVTVAISAIVGIASIYLFDIDAKSLVHVVGTNSAIEARSDKLLSTQELMTNNGLTSLVLSVIPTNIFQMLTGSERTSTLSTVLFGMFLGYSILQVKKRKPEKVQSFVDFINAAKEVVLSMVREILKLTPYGVFALMTKFMMTNDLFALAEMGRFLLASYVAIGVMFIIHLILVALFGLSPKTFAKKSWPVLVFGFGSRSSMAAIPLNVETQTQRLGVDEETANMSATFGTSIGQNGCAGIYPAMLAIMAAQVMGIPVDISFIVQLIAVIAIASFGIAGVGGGATFAAVAVLTIMGLDITVVAILVSIEALIDMARTALNISGSMLSGVITAKRNGSLDITQYNADSHVATTENSKVAV, from the coding sequence ATGAGTTTAACACTAGTCGTATTAAGCATAGTATTTGTTGGATTTTATTTTGTTCTCGCTCGTTTAAAAACACAGAAGAGAAGCTTTAACTATCGAGTTCTTAGCGCTCTAGTTGCGGGCCTTCTATTTGGGGGCGTGATTCAGTTGGGACTGGGCACTGGTAGCGATGCGGGCATTCGCTTTGCTGAACTTATTTCTATCTTTGGTAATGGCTATATAAAGCTACTACAAATGATCGTCATCCCGTTGGTGTTTGTTGCGATGACCGCATCCATCATGAACGTGGAAGGGAATGGGGCATTGTCTAAGATTGCACCAAAAATCATTGGCGTACTGATTGTAACGGTTGCTATCTCAGCCATCGTTGGTATTGCCAGCATTTATCTATTTGATATTGATGCGAAGAGTTTGGTTCATGTTGTTGGCACCAACAGTGCGATTGAAGCACGAAGTGACAAACTATTATCAACTCAGGAGTTAATGACAAACAACGGTCTCACATCTCTTGTGTTATCCGTCATTCCAACAAATATATTCCAGATGCTGACGGGGTCAGAGCGAACATCAACACTGTCTACTGTGCTATTTGGTATGTTCTTGGGATACAGTATTCTTCAGGTTAAAAAACGTAAGCCAGAGAAAGTGCAAAGCTTTGTCGATTTCATCAACGCGGCTAAGGAAGTGGTGTTGTCGATGGTGCGTGAGATTCTTAAGCTAACCCCTTACGGTGTATTTGCTTTGATGACCAAATTCATGATGACCAATGATCTGTTTGCATTGGCAGAAATGGGGCGCTTCTTACTTGCTAGCTACGTCGCCATTGGCGTGATGTTTATCATTCACTTGATTCTGGTTGCTCTGTTTGGCTTGTCACCAAAGACATTCGCTAAAAAATCATGGCCTGTTCTTGTGTTTGGCTTTGGTTCACGCTCTAGCATGGCAGCGATCCCACTCAATGTAGAAACTCAAACTCAGCGCCTTGGTGTTGACGAGGAAACCGCAAACATGTCCGCAACGTTTGGCACCAGTATTGGCCAAAACGGCTGTGCAGGTATTTACCCAGCTATGTTGGCCATTATGGCTGCACAAGTCATGGGTATTCCAGTTGATATAAGCTTTATCGTCCAATTGATTGCCGTCATTGCTATTGCCTCATTTGGTATTGCTGGTGTTGGAGGTGGCGCGACGTTTGCTGCCGTCGCGGTACTGACGATTATGGGCTTAGATATTACGGTGGTTGCGATTTTGGTTTCTATTGAAGCCTTGATTGATATGGCTCGTACTGCTCTCAATATTTCAGGTTCAATGCTCTCCGGTGTGATCACCGCCAAACGCAATGGCTCGTTGGATATCACGCAATACAATGCGGATAGCCATGTGGCAACCACTGAAAACAGCAAGGTCGCTGTTTAA